One window from the genome of Anaerococcus sp. Marseille-Q7828 encodes:
- the frr gene encoding ribosome recycling factor, whose product MNYDQIKNTANKEMKQAVESFETRIANIKAGRASESILDGITFSYYGTETPINQAATVSIPEARLLVIKPWDRKNIGPIENAILKANIGITPQNDGEVIRLPFPVLTEERRKEYTKEVNKYAEEAKISVRNKRRDAMDEVKKSEKSGDITEDDRFSLEEELQNITDKNIKLLEEVADKKNKELLSV is encoded by the coding sequence ATGAATTACGATCAGATTAAAAATACAGCTAATAAAGAAATGAAGCAAGCTGTTGAATCTTTTGAGACAAGAATAGCAAATATTAAGGCAGGCCGTGCAAGCGAATCTATCTTGGATGGTATTACATTCTCATATTATGGAACTGAAACACCAATCAACCAAGCTGCAACTGTTTCAATCCCAGAAGCAAGACTTCTAGTCATCAAGCCTTGGGATAGAAAAAATATTGGTCCAATAGAAAATGCTATTTTGAAAGCTAATATTGGTATAACCCCACAAAACGATGGTGAAGTGATAAGACTTCCTTTCCCAGTACTTACAGAAGAAAGACGTAAGGAATATACCAAAGAAGTTAACAAGTATGCAGAAGAAGCGAAAATATCTGTAAGAAACAAAAGACGTGATGCTATGGATGAAGTCAAAAAATCAGAAAAATCTGGCGACATAACAGAAGACGATAGGTTTTCACTAGAAGAAGAACTTCAAAATATCACAGATAAGAATATTAAATTACTAGAAGAAGTTGCTGATAAGAAAAACAAAGAGTTACTATCTGTATAA
- the ltrA gene encoding group II intron reverse transcriptase/maturase, translating to MKETNHDKDCRKSTRLIKDSSESENKIAGHSHDKINSKENTKNELIEKILHKNNLNEAFKRVKSNKGSAGIDGISTEELLEHLKENKDKILGQIRARKYKPKPVKRVQIPKSNGKKRNLGIPTTTDRVIQQAIAQVLSPIYEKKFSENSYGFRPNRSAHDALKRIKEIADEGYTWVVDLDLEQYFDTVNQSKLIQILSEEIKDGEVISLIHKYLKSGIMIDGIKVKSDKGVPQGGPLSPLLANIYLNEADQEFEKWGYKYVRYADDMLIFARNRKAAERYYKRVKKLLEGKLKLKVNEEKTSIRKLSQTKYLGYGFYQNNGTQLKVHKESLKKLKAKLKAVTSRSNALGYRQRRIKINQIIRGWIQYFKLANMRKHLQKLDEWLRRRIRMCAWKGWKKVKTKFTNLVKLGTEKFQAWKWVNTRRSYWRIAKSPVLSRALNNKRIAERGYMSLVSYYNKVHIKL from the coding sequence ATGAAAGAAACTAATCATGACAAAGACTGTAGAAAATCAACCAGACTAATCAAAGATAGCTCGGAAAGTGAAAATAAAATAGCTGGACACAGTCATGATAAGATTAACTCAAAAGAAAATACCAAAAATGAACTGATAGAAAAAATACTCCATAAAAACAACCTAAACGAAGCCTTTAAAAGAGTAAAATCCAATAAAGGCTCAGCAGGAATAGATGGAATATCAACAGAAGAACTCCTAGAACATCTAAAAGAAAACAAAGATAAAATACTAGGACAAATAAGAGCAAGGAAATACAAACCCAAACCAGTAAAAAGAGTACAAATACCAAAATCAAATGGTAAGAAACGAAACCTAGGAATACCCACAACAACAGATAGGGTAATACAACAAGCAATAGCACAAGTATTAAGCCCAATCTATGAAAAGAAATTCTCAGAAAACAGCTATGGATTTAGACCGAATAGAAGTGCCCATGATGCCCTAAAAAGGATAAAAGAAATAGCAGACGAAGGATATACTTGGGTAGTAGACTTAGACCTAGAACAATACTTCGACACAGTAAACCAATCTAAACTCATACAAATCCTATCAGAAGAAATAAAAGATGGAGAAGTAATATCCCTAATACACAAATATCTAAAATCAGGAATAATGATAGATGGAATAAAAGTAAAATCAGACAAAGGAGTACCACAAGGTGGACCCCTAAGCCCACTACTAGCAAACATCTACCTAAATGAAGCTGACCAAGAATTTGAAAAATGGGGATACAAATATGTAAGATATGCAGACGACATGCTAATATTCGCAAGAAATAGAAAAGCAGCCGAAAGATACTACAAAAGAGTCAAGAAATTGTTAGAAGGAAAATTAAAACTTAAAGTTAACGAGGAGAAGACCTCAATAAGAAAATTAAGTCAAACAAAATATTTGGGATATGGCTTTTACCAAAACAACGGAACCCAATTAAAAGTACACAAAGAAAGCTTAAAGAAACTAAAAGCAAAACTAAAGGCAGTAACAAGTAGAAGTAATGCATTAGGCTATAGGCAAAGAAGAATAAAAATCAACCAAATCATAAGAGGATGGATTCAATATTTCAAACTAGCAAATATGAGAAAGCATCTTCAGAAACTAGACGAATGGTTAAGAAGAAGAATCAGAATGTGTGCATGGAAAGGCTGGAAGAAAGTAAAAACTAAATTTACAAACTTAGTAAAATTAGGAACAGAAAAATTCCAAGCTTGGAAATGGGTAAATACACGCAGATCCTATTGGAGAATAGCCAAAAGCCCAGTACTAAGCAGAGCTCTTAACAACAAAAGAATAGCTGAAAGGGGTTATATGTCCCTAGTCAGCTATTACAATAAAGTTCATATTAAACTGTAG
- a CDS encoding type II secretion system F family protein produces MNDLNKIKDILNKDIIPQKINSRVMSLFLKQLSLLLNSGIAIDTSLKIIERQKVDKNLTKALASVNGDLDRGLSIYEAFTNNEKYFNPMIIAFIKSGDKSGKFSDILDDLSTYIGEEDKNKSTIKEALTYPIVLFAMTILIVVLILNFVLPTFQNLFAESGQSLPRATMILLAVSEFINNYGFLILLIVLVIVFSILILKKDEDVAYKIDSLHYKHGPFKNLRQEKLEYQISSLLFILRSGDIEINDSLRLIKESFKNTYIKAEIDKIIRDLDHGLTLSNSIEDKKDFSPLFKSMIKIGEDSGNLLEALQKASQYYANDYIYKLKRIANLAEPLMIIFMSIIVGFVVFSIAIPIFDSVNAI; encoded by the coding sequence GTGAATGATCTTAATAAAATAAAAGATATATTAAACAAGGACATTATCCCTCAAAAAATTAACAGCAGGGTTATGTCCTTGTTTTTAAAACAATTATCATTGTTGCTAAATTCTGGAATAGCAATTGATACTAGTTTAAAAATAATCGAAAGGCAGAAAGTTGACAAGAATCTTACCAAGGCACTGGCAAGTGTGAATGGAGATTTAGATAGAGGCCTATCCATATATGAAGCCTTTACCAACAATGAAAAGTATTTTAATCCTATGATCATAGCCTTTATTAAAAGTGGTGATAAAAGCGGCAAGTTTTCAGACATTTTGGATGATTTATCAACTTATATTGGAGAAGAAGATAAGAATAAGTCCACTATAAAAGAAGCCTTGACTTATCCAATTGTTCTTTTCGCTATGACGATTTTGATAGTTGTACTTATTCTAAATTTTGTCTTGCCTACATTTCAAAATCTCTTTGCAGAAAGTGGCCAAAGTTTGCCAAGAGCTACAATGATATTATTGGCGGTAAGTGAATTTATTAATAATTATGGCTTTCTAATCCTGCTTATAGTTTTGGTTATAGTATTTTCAATCCTAATACTAAAAAAAGACGAGGATGTGGCCTATAAAATAGATAGCTTGCATTATAAACATGGCCCATTTAAAAATCTTAGGCAGGAAAAGCTAGAATATCAAATATCATCTTTGTTATTTATACTAAGATCTGGCGATATTGAAATAAATGACTCGCTAAGACTTATAAAAGAGTCCTTTAAAAATACATATATAAAAGCTGAGATAGATAAAATTATAAGGGATTTGGATCATGGATTGACCCTATCAAATAGTATTGAAGATAAAAAAGATTTTAGTCCACTTTTTAAATCGATGATTAAGATAGGAGAGGATAGTGGAAACTTGCTTGAGGCCTTGCAGAAAGCAAGCCAATATTATGCCAACGATTACATATATAAACTAAAGAGAATAGCCAATCTTGCAGAACCACTTATGATTATTTTTATGAGCATAATAGTTGGATTTGTAGTTTTTTCAATTGCCATACCGATATTTGATTCAGTAAATGCAATATAA
- a CDS encoding phosphopantetheine-binding protein, with protein sequence MIRDELIALANENLDIDFSEMEMTTKLSDLDIDSIDMLDFIMLIEEKFEIEFEEDELDEIETLGDIAELIESKN encoded by the coding sequence ATGATTAGAGACGAACTAATAGCTTTAGCCAATGAAAATCTTGACATTGACTTTAGTGAAATGGAAATGACTACAAAGTTATCTGATTTGGACATTGATTCAATCGATATGCTAGATTTCATCATGCTTATTGAAGAAAAATTTGAAATAGAATTTGAAGAAGATGAGCTAGACGAGATAGAAACCCTTGGCGATATCGCTGAACTTATAGAAAGCAAAAATTAA
- a CDS encoding acetate kinase: protein MKILVINCGSSSLKYQLFDMENEDVLVQGLVERIGIEGSRLVQKKDGDKYIIEEPMANHTEAVGHVFDALVDSENGVISSLDEIDAVGHRFVHGGEKATKSALINDEVKAIIEDSAKFAPLHNPANLMGLKACEELLPNVPNVAVFDTAFHQTMPAKTFLYGIDYKYYEEDGIRKYGFHGTSHNYITNRAAELLEKPVEETNIISAHLGNGSSITAVKDGKSFDTTMGLTPLEGLVMGTRSGDLDPAVVTYIEEKDGVSASDMNNILNKESGVLGVSGVSSDFRDLEDAAKEGNERAQVALDMFATRAKRYIAGYMAEIEKVDAIVFTGGIGENSIEMRADILKGFEQFGIKIDPEKNNVRGGEHVISTDDSKVKIMVIATNEELMIARDTKNLVK from the coding sequence ATGAAAATTTTAGTAATTAACTGTGGATCATCTTCACTAAAGTATCAATTATTTGACATGGAAAATGAAGATGTATTAGTACAAGGACTTGTTGAAAGAATTGGAATCGAAGGAAGCCGTCTAGTTCAAAAAAAAGATGGTGACAAATATATCATCGAAGAACCAATGGCAAACCATACAGAAGCTGTAGGACATGTTTTTGACGCCCTAGTAGATAGCGAAAATGGTGTAATATCAAGCCTTGATGAAATCGATGCTGTAGGACACAGATTCGTTCACGGTGGAGAAAAAGCTACAAAATCAGCACTAATCAATGATGAAGTAAAAGCTATCATCGAAGATTCTGCAAAATTTGCGCCACTTCACAACCCAGCAAACCTTATGGGATTAAAAGCTTGTGAAGAACTTCTACCAAATGTACCAAATGTAGCAGTATTTGATACAGCTTTCCACCAAACTATGCCAGCAAAAACATTCCTTTACGGTATTGACTACAAATACTATGAAGAAGATGGCATTAGAAAATACGGATTCCACGGAACAAGCCACAATTATATTACAAATAGAGCAGCAGAATTACTTGAAAAACCAGTTGAAGAAACAAATATCATCTCAGCTCACCTAGGAAATGGTTCATCAATTACAGCAGTAAAAGATGGTAAATCTTTTGATACAACAATGGGACTTACACCACTTGAAGGTCTGGTAATGGGAACAAGATCAGGTGACCTAGACCCAGCTGTAGTAACATACATCGAAGAAAAAGATGGTGTTTCTGCAAGTGACATGAACAATATCCTAAACAAAGAATCAGGTGTACTTGGAGTATCAGGAGTAAGTTCAGACTTTAGAGACCTAGAAGATGCAGCTAAAGAAGGCAATGAAAGAGCTCAAGTTGCCCTTGATATGTTTGCTACAAGAGCAAAGAGATACATCGCAGGATACATGGCAGAAATCGAAAAAGTTGATGCTATAGTATTTACTGGTGGTATAGGTGAAAACTCAATAGAAATGAGAGCAGACATCCTAAAAGGTTTTGAACAATTTGGCATCAAAATTGATCCTGAGAAGAACAATGTACGTGGTGGAGAACATGTGATTTCAACTGATGATTCAAAAGTTAAAATCATGGTTATAGCTACAAATGAAGAGCTTATGATAGCAAGGGATACTAAAAATTTAGTTAAATAA
- a CDS encoding type II secretion system protein: MLGTKNKKLGFTLIETIIALGFLALIAMFLLPALSKLNENSKKFKDQAKIVYALQAAIEEEKSFSDSPYGSKLVNINGYDIYIDRQSYRENLDYIRAEYENFELEVIEVVDEKTWFYTN, from the coding sequence ATGTTAGGTACAAAAAATAAAAAATTAGGATTTACTCTAATTGAAACTATTATTGCCCTAGGATTTTTAGCCCTTATTGCTATGTTTTTACTCCCGGCATTAAGTAAGCTCAATGAGAATTCTAAGAAATTTAAGGACCAGGCAAAAATAGTCTACGCCCTCCAAGCAGCTATTGAAGAGGAGAAATCTTTTTCGGATAGCCCATACGGATCGAAGTTGGTAAATATTAATGGCTATGATATTTATATTGATAGACAAAGTTATAGGGAGAATTTAGATTATATAAGAGCAGAGTATGAAAATTTTGAACTTGAGGTCATAGAGGTGGTAGATGAAAAAACGTGGTTTTACACTAATTGA
- the pyrH gene encoding UMP kinase, translated as MQKFKRVVLKLSGEALAGDRGFGFDDNVIENICQSIKKLHSLGVEIAIVVGGGNFWRGRSGTTIDRASSDNIGMLGTVMNGLRIQGSLEEMGLDTRLMTAIDMKEVAEPYIRRRAIRHLEKGRIVIFSAGTGLPYFSTDTTASLRALEIDADVILLGKTGTDAIYDKDPNIYDDAIKYDRLTYKEILQQEIKIMDTTASSLAMDNNMPLIAFGIDDPKNMVRIFTEEEDIGTIVKEKF; from the coding sequence TTGCAAAAATTTAAAAGAGTTGTATTAAAACTAAGCGGTGAAGCCCTAGCAGGTGATAGGGGCTTTGGATTTGATGATAATGTTATTGAAAATATTTGCCAATCTATCAAAAAACTACATTCGCTAGGTGTTGAAATAGCAATTGTAGTTGGTGGTGGCAACTTCTGGAGAGGAAGATCTGGTACTACTATCGATAGGGCAAGCTCTGATAATATTGGAATGCTTGGAACAGTTATGAATGGTCTTAGGATTCAAGGTTCTCTTGAAGAGATGGGCCTTGATACTCGTCTTATGACTGCAATTGATATGAAAGAAGTTGCAGAACCATATATAAGAAGACGTGCTATAAGACACTTGGAAAAGGGAAGAATTGTTATCTTTTCTGCTGGAACAGGTCTACCATATTTTTCAACTGATACTACTGCAAGTTTACGCGCTCTTGAGATAGATGCCGATGTAATACTTCTAGGTAAGACTGGTACTGATGCAATTTATGACAAGGATCCAAATATTTATGACGATGCCATAAAATACGATAGGCTAACCTATAAAGAAATCCTCCAACAAGAAATAAAGATTATGGATACAACTGCATCAAGCCTTGCTATGGATAATAATATGCCACTAATAGCATTTGGTATAGATGATCCTAAGAATATGGTGAGGATTTTTACTGAGGAAGAAGATATTGGTACAATTGTAAAGGAGAAATTTTAA
- the plsX gene encoding phosphate acyltransferase PlsX — protein sequence MRILIDTYGADAGCKVIVDGAILAKEKRDFTPVFLGNEKEIKENINGRISDYEIIPTDSFISNDEDPVRAIRRKKDASIVLAYEKSKEEGYDGLVSAGSTGALLAGGLFLAGRIEGIKRACLAANIPSINDNICLLMDTGANMDCKAEFLYEFALMGSIYLENTMGIANPSIGLLNVGVEEHKGNKLTKETYALLKESKLNFVGNVESRDLFTGKVNILLADGFDGNIAIKTAEGVLKLMGSQIKSTIYKSTKNKIAGALLKNDLKAMTNKFSSDEVGGAPLLGVKSYVYKAHGNTNELAFSNAILGLMNYIERNTIEKIEGEIK from the coding sequence ATGAGAATACTAATTGACACCTATGGAGCAGATGCTGGTTGCAAAGTTATTGTCGATGGAGCAATACTAGCAAAAGAAAAAAGAGACTTCACACCTGTCTTTTTAGGTAATGAAAAAGAAATAAAAGAAAATATTAACGGTAGGATTTCTGATTATGAAATAATACCTACTGATAGCTTTATATCAAACGATGAGGACCCAGTAAGAGCCATTAGAAGAAAAAAGGATGCATCCATAGTCCTAGCTTATGAGAAGTCAAAAGAAGAAGGATATGATGGTCTAGTATCTGCAGGATCTACTGGAGCCTTGCTTGCTGGTGGACTTTTCCTAGCTGGTAGAATAGAAGGTATAAAAAGAGCCTGTCTTGCAGCAAATATCCCTTCTATAAATGACAATATTTGTCTACTTATGGATACTGGGGCAAATATGGATTGCAAGGCAGAATTCTTATACGAATTTGCCCTAATGGGTTCAATCTACCTAGAAAATACAATGGGAATAGCAAATCCAAGTATTGGACTTTTAAATGTTGGAGTAGAAGAACATAAGGGAAACAAGCTTACAAAAGAAACATATGCTCTATTAAAGGAAAGCAAACTAAACTTTGTAGGCAATGTAGAATCAAGAGACCTATTTACTGGTAAGGTAAATATTCTTCTTGCGGATGGTTTTGATGGAAATATCGCCATAAAAACAGCAGAAGGAGTATTAAAGCTTATGGGATCTCAAATAAAATCAACAATTTATAAGTCCACAAAAAATAAAATTGCTGGAGCCTTATTAAAAAATGACCTCAAGGCTATGACCAACAAATTTTCATCCGATGAAGTTGGAGGAGCTCCACTTCTTGGGGTAAAGTCTTATGTATATAAGGCACATGGAAATACCAATGAACTTGCATTTTCCAATGCTATTTTAGGATTAATGAATTATATAGAAAGAAATACAATTGAAAAAATCGAAGGAGAAATAAAATGA
- a CDS encoding prepilin-type N-terminal cleavage/methylation domain-containing protein, with protein sequence MKKRGFTLIELLASLAIISVLILVVSSLFSIAINLTEKSYENELDYKEYSYACLYVDNIVRSAYKIDLLDEPNGVTNFVAYVKNPNEGGQFDTYVFDFKQNSHSNGELVVYMNNISTENSDTNIISQNGKNHSPSKISKCQSAKITYEEGNIIHILINENSQKFRYESKIYLGNRL encoded by the coding sequence ATGAAAAAACGTGGTTTTACACTAATTGAACTTCTTGCAAGTCTTGCTATAATTTCTGTCCTAATCTTGGTAGTATCTTCACTATTTTCTATTGCTATAAATCTAACAGAAAAATCTTATGAAAATGAGCTTGATTACAAGGAATATTCCTATGCCTGCCTTTATGTGGATAATATAGTAAGAAGTGCCTATAAAATTGATCTACTAGATGAGCCAAATGGTGTGACTAATTTTGTGGCCTATGTTAAAAATCCAAATGAAGGAGGACAATTTGATACTTATGTTTTTGATTTCAAGCAAAATTCGCATAGCAACGGTGAACTTGTGGTATATATGAATAATATTTCAACTGAAAATAGCGATACTAATATCATTAGCCAAAATGGCAAAAACCATTCGCCATCAAAAATATCAAAGTGCCAATCTGCCAAAATCACATACGAAGAAGGCAATATCATACATATATTAATCAATGAAAATAGCCAAAAGTTTAGATACGAAAGCAAGATTTACTTGGGGAATAGACTATGA
- a CDS encoding prepilin-type N-terminal cleavage/methylation domain-containing protein, with protein MKKRGFTLIELVAVLGIISLVSAIAIMRFNIIDNFKANIELQTLINDCDFAKMKAISTGEDYLLIFDKNSYSVLGASKYLNDAEIERNLDNIYFSSYNSEKKIRFNKSGTVTYPGTIKINVPKGADDDKLVELRVRVGLGYVRYKK; from the coding sequence ATGAAAAAACGTGGCTTCACCCTAATAGAGTTAGTAGCAGTTCTTGGGATAATATCTCTTGTAAGTGCTATTGCAATTATGAGATTTAACATAATCGACAATTTCAAGGCAAATATAGAATTGCAAACGTTGATAAATGACTGTGATTTTGCCAAGATGAAGGCCATAAGTACAGGGGAAGATTACTTATTAATATTTGATAAGAATTCTTATAGTGTTTTAGGAGCTTCCAAGTATTTAAATGACGCAGAAATAGAAAGAAATTTAGATAATATTTACTTTTCTTCTTATAATAGTGAGAAAAAAATTCGATTTAATAAAAGTGGAACAGTTACGTATCCAGGTACGATAAAAATCAATGTACCTAAAGGTGCTGATGACGATAAGCTAGTAGAATTAAGAGTAAGGGTTGGTTTGGGTTATGTTAGGTACAAAAAATAA
- the rnc gene encoding ribonuclease III — protein sequence MGLSNIRLAQIKEFEDRIGYTFNDKKLIDVAFTHSSFINEAKKGAKSNERLEFLGDSVLDMVVSEILFKNYNNKPEGWLTKTRSRLVCTDSFSKASEKYDLTSFLNFGKGEKKQGGKLKKHVKADTFEAVCAAIYLDAGYEFLYDFLVEHFKEEALEIIEDDSLFNDYKTRLQEYYNSHGKKILKYTLIKEEGPEHDKLFTMAVKEGNRTLATGMGKNKKKAEQDAAKNAYEMIKNG from the coding sequence ATGGGACTAAGCAATATTAGACTTGCCCAAATAAAAGAATTTGAAGATAGGATTGGCTACACTTTCAATGATAAAAAGTTGATCGATGTAGCCTTTACTCATTCATCCTTTATAAATGAAGCCAAAAAGGGTGCAAAAAGCAACGAAAGACTTGAGTTCTTGGGGGATAGCGTCCTAGATATGGTTGTAAGCGAGATTTTGTTCAAAAATTACAACAACAAACCAGAAGGCTGGCTAACCAAGACCAGATCAAGACTTGTATGCACAGATTCTTTTTCTAAGGCGAGCGAAAAATATGATTTGACCAGCTTTTTAAACTTTGGTAAAGGAGAAAAAAAGCAGGGTGGCAAATTAAAAAAACACGTAAAAGCTGACACATTTGAAGCAGTTTGCGCTGCCATTTACCTTGATGCGGGTTATGAATTTTTGTATGACTTCTTGGTAGAACATTTTAAAGAGGAAGCCCTTGAAATAATAGAGGATGATTCACTTTTTAATGATTATAAGACCAGGCTGCAAGAGTATTACAATTCCCATGGCAAGAAGATTTTAAAATATACTCTCATCAAAGAAGAGGGGCCAGAGCATGACAAGCTATTTACCATGGCTGTTAAAGAAGGAAATAGAACCCTTGCAACAGGTATGGGCAAAAACAAGAAAAAAGCTGAACAAGATGCTGCAAAAAATGCTTATGAGATGATAAAAAATGGCTAA
- the rpmF gene encoding 50S ribosomal protein L32 encodes MAVPKRRTSKTRKNKRRASAYTLNRSNYVECPSCHEPKLQHRVCPNCGEYKGEAIIDAN; translated from the coding sequence ATGGCAGTACCAAAGAGAAGAACATCAAAAACAAGAAAAAACAAAAGAAGAGCCTCAGCTTATACTTTGAATAGATCAAATTACGTTGAGTGTCCAAGTTGCCACGAGCCAAAACTTCAACACAGAGTTTGCCCAAACTGTGGAGAATATAAAGGCGAAGCAATAATTGATGCTAATTAA
- a CDS encoding A24 family peptidase, protein MLLTKIFIFIIGSTFASFANLVVLRTIRGESIVFPQSHCDSCGHRLRARDLVPILSYIFLRGRCRYCKSKIPLESFMVELILGLVFAIIFDYSNILGSILLFFGLMLALIIALIDLKTYDIYMVQVGILSIIGLIYRYLYIGFDIKFVYIILGFAISYLLIYLISKAGIGDGDIYFYLAIFLFLENDLIIRFVLISIWLGAIYGISIFLKYRSLKIEIPFCIFIFMAFLIIVLFRGYPI, encoded by the coding sequence ATGCTGCTAACTAAAATTTTTATATTTATTATAGGGAGCACTTTTGCTTCCTTTGCAAATCTTGTAGTTTTAAGAACTATCAGGGGTGAAAGTATAGTTTTTCCTCAAAGCCACTGCGATTCTTGTGGCCATAGGCTAAGGGCAAGAGACTTAGTCCCTATATTATCCTACATTTTTCTAAGAGGCAGGTGCAGGTATTGTAAAAGCAAAATTCCTCTAGAATCTTTTATGGTTGAACTTATCCTAGGGCTAGTATTTGCGATAATTTTTGATTATTCAAATATTCTAGGATCTATTTTATTGTTTTTTGGCCTAATGCTTGCCCTTATTATAGCCTTGATTGATTTAAAGACATACGACATCTATATGGTCCAAGTTGGTATATTATCAATAATTGGACTTATTTATAGGTACCTATATATTGGCTTTGATATAAAATTTGTCTATATTATTTTAGGCTTTGCTATTAGCTATTTGTTGATTTATTTAATATCCAAAGCTGGGATTGGGGATGGAGATATTTATTTTTACCTAGCCATATTCCTATTTCTAGAAAATGACTTAATAATACGGTTCGTTCTTATATCAATCTGGCTTGGGGCAATCTATGGAATATCTATATTTTTAAAGTACAGGTCCTTAAAAATTGAAATACCTTTTTGTATTTTTATTTTTATGGCTTTTTTAATTATAGTCTTATTTAGAGGTTATCCGATATGA
- a CDS encoding prepilin-type N-terminal cleavage/methylation domain-containing protein, with protein sequence MKNKKKKGFTLIELVIVIAIIGILAAIAIPKYQQSKKQAAISAHKANVHMLESAATMRLADGVDKDITWPDGEEKEYVQSWPKVPDALKKELGENYTVTIKTNGDIEVKTETETDNAAN encoded by the coding sequence ATGAAAAATAAAAAGAAGAAAGGTTTCACCCTTATTGAACTTGTCATAGTTATTGCGATAATTGGCATACTTGCTGCCATAGCTATACCAAAATATCAGCAATCTAAGAAACAAGCAGCAATTTCTGCCCACAAAGCCAATGTACATATGCTAGAATCAGCAGCTACTATGAGATTAGCCGATGGGGTTGATAAAGATATAACCTGGCCAGATGGAGAAGAAAAAGAGTACGTTCAAAGTTGGCCAAAAGTACCAGATGCCTTAAAAAAGGAATTGGGTGAAAACTATACTGTAACAATAAAAACGAATGGTGATATAGAAGTAAAAACAGAAACTGAAACGGATAATGCTGCTAACTAA